The genomic window GCACCCGCATCCATTTGGTGTGGAAGCGCAGTTCCTCCAGCGCCCGGCCCACCGTCGCATCCGCCGGGCTGCCGACGACGTCGGCATAGAATTCGGTCGCCGCGAACGTGCCGCCGCGCTGGTAGCTCTCCAGCTTGGTCATGTTGACGCCGTTGGTCGCGAAGCCGCCCAGCGCCTTATAGAGCGCGGCGGGGACGTTCTTCACCTCGAAGATGAAGGTGGTCATGAACGGCCCCGGTCCCGCCTGCGCCGGCGCGGCGCGGGCGAGGACGACGAAGCGCGTCATGTTGTGCTCGGCATCGGCGATATCGCCTTCGAGCGTGTTGAGCCCGTAGAGTTCGGCGGCGCGCGGCGGCGCCAGCGCGGCGACTTCCACGTCCGCCATCTCGGCGACCACCGCCGCGGCCCCCGCAGTATCGGGATAGGAAAGCGGCGCGATGCCCCTGGCCTTCAGCCATTGGCGGCACTGGCCGAGCGCCTGCGGGTGGCTCATCGCCTGGCGGACCTGATCGAGGCTGCCCGTGCCCATCAATGCGTAGCGGATTGGCAGGAAATGCTCGCCGGTGATCACCAGTCCCGATTCGGGGAGCAGGAAATGGATGTCGGCGACGCGCCCGTGGAGCGAGTTCTCGATCGGGATCATCGCGCAATCGGCGCGGCCTTCCTTCACCGCGTCGATCGCATCCTCGAACGAGAAGCAGGGCAGCGGCAGCCCGTCGGGAAAGGCTTCGAGGACGGCGATGTGCGAATTGGCGCCTGGCGCGCCCTGAAACGCGACGGCGCGTTCGGGCGCGTGAGCGGCTGCTTCGATCATCGCCGCGACGATCGGGCGTGCGGGCGCGGCGAAATTCTCCATGACGCCGCGCGATTAACCGGCGTTGCGCGGCCCGGCAAGCAGCTTGCGATGCGGAAAGTCGCGGACTAGAGGGGTCTCGAATTTCGAGACTATATTTTCCGCAGGGGCCGCAGATGGAAGACCGCACGAACACGATCGCAGGATGGGCACTGGCCGGCGGCATTGTCGCGCTCGGCCTCTCGATCGTCAGCGGGATGATCTTCCACAGCGAGCGTCCGGAAAAGATGGGCTATCCGATCGAGGGCGTCGAGGAAGCCGGCGCGGGTGGCGGCGCCGCCGCCGTCGAACCGATCGCGGTGCGCCTCGCCAAGGCCGATCTCGCCAAGGGCGAAGCGTCGTTCAAGAAGTGCATGGCATGCCACACCATCGCTCAGGGCGGCGCGACCGGCATCGGCCCGAACCTCTATGCGACGATGGGTGAACCGATCGGCCAGGGCAAGGGCGGCTTCGCTTTCTCCGACGCGCTCAAGGCGGTTGGCGGCACCTGGGACTTCGAAAAGATGGATGCGTGGCTCGCCTCCCCGCGCAAGTTCGCCGCCGGCACCAAGATGACCTTTGCCGGTCTTGCCGACGGGCAGGAGCGCGCGAACGTGATCGCCTATCTCAACGCGCAGGGCTCGAACCTGCCGCTCCCGGCGGCGCCCGCCGCCGGCGCGGCGCCAGTTGAGAGCAACGTCACCGCCGCCGACGACACCGGCAACCTCTCGAACCAGGCGACGCCCGCCAGCGGCGCGCCGTCGGTCGATCCGCAGGCAGCGGTGCAGGCGGAGCGCAAGGGCCACTAAGGCTCACGGGCACCGGCCAACAAAAAAGGCCCGCTCTCTGGTCTGGAGAGCGGGCCTTTTTTGTTCGATCGGGCTCAGGCTTCTGCCTTGGTCGTCTTGACCTGCTCCTGTTCGCGATCCTGCCAGAATTGCTGGACGATCTCCCAGCCTTCCTCGGCCGTCTCGCAATAGTTGAACAGCTTGAGGTCCCTGGCGGCGATCACGCCCTCTTCTACCAGCGCCTCGAAATTGACGACGCGGTCCCAGAAGGCGCGGCCATAGAGCAGAACCGGGATCGGTTTGATCTTGCCGGTCTGGATCAGCGTCAGCAGCTCGAACAGTTCGTCGAACGTGCCGAACCCGCCCGGGAACGCCGCGAGCGCGCGGGCATGGAGCAGGAAGTGCATCTTGCGCAGCGCGAAATAGTGGAACTGCATCGACAATGCCGGCGTCACATAGGGATTGGGCGCCTGCTCATGCGGCAGCACGATATTGAGCGCGACCGACTCGGCGCCGACATCGAAGGCACCGCGATTGGCGGCTTCCATGATCGAGGGTCCGCCGCCCGAGCACACCACGAAGTGCCGCTTACCGGCAGCGTCGCGCGGGAAGGTGCTGACCTTGGCGGCGAGTTCGCGCGCCACGTCATAATATTTGCTCTTCTCGATCAGCCGCTCGGCGACGATTTTCTCTTCGTCGGTCTTGGCGTTGTCGCGCAGCAGCAGCGCCTTTTCGGGTTCGGGTATGCGCGCCGATCCGTAAAAGACGAAGGTCGAAGCGATATTGGCCTCGTCGAGAATCAACTGCGGCTTCAGCAGCTCAAGCTGGAAGCGCACCGGGCGGAGATCCTCGCGTAGCAGGAAGTCCATGTCCTGAAAGGCGAGGCGATAGGCCGGATGCTCGGTCTGGGGTGTGCCGCTATTGGTGTTGGCGCTGGCGGCTTCTTCGCGAGCGGGCTGGAAAACCCGGCTCGGCACTCTTGTTTCGTTGCTCATTTGGACCCGCTTAAGGCCAATATGTGACCGCTGCAAATCAGGCGCAGAACGGACCCCGCCCCATGTCGAGGTGAAGATGGTTGTAATGCGCCGCGTTATAGTCGGGGCTGAGCACCGTCTTGAAGCGCCGGCACGCCGATTTGTGAAGCGTCAGGAGGAATTCGCGAGTGTCGGGATCGTCCGAACGCCAGCCGCGCTCGATCGTGATCCGCCGCCCGTCCTTGAGCACAAATCCGGAAACATCGACGGCGTTGGCGAGGCCATGCTCGGACATCTTGCCGACCGTCGCGGGCCCGCCGCCGATGATCGCGCGGCACGAATAGGTGCCATACGTCTCGACCCGGACCAGCTCGCTGCCGAGGATCTGCATCGCCGCCGGCGCCACCGCGTAGCGCACCCAGGCGGCGAAAGTCCGCGCCAGTTCGCATTTCATCGATTTCAGCCCGGTCACCGGCACGCCGATATCGAGCAATTGCACCGCGCCGGTCACCACGCAGCCGCCGCCGAAATCGCGGTCGGGCAATCCCGAATAGCGGATATCGGCGCGTGCCAGATCGGTGAAGCATTGCTGGGTCGATCGCGGCGTCGGCCCGTTGAGCGTGACCGGTCCGGCGGGCCGTTCGCGGATCGGTGCCGGCACCGGGCGCGGTGCGGGAGCATAACCGTCATCGCCGCCGAACACGCAGGCGCCAAGCAGAAGGGGCAGCAGGAACAGGGCGGAACGCATGGGGCCAACCCTAGCCGCGATAGGGTTAACGACCGCTAACCAAAGCGGTCACGCACATAAATTGCGCGTCGCTGCGCCGCAGCGCAATTGACTTTCGCCGGCGCGGCTGTAGGGCCATCGACGGGCCACGCGGTCCCAACGCCGCGCGTGCTCTCTGCAAGGAGAGATACATTGACTGACTTGATTGCCCGCCCGGCGCATAAGCCGGCGCGTCCTTACTTTTCCTCCGGTCCCTGCGCCAAGCCGCCGGGATGGAGCCCCGAAAAGCTCGATACCCAGGTTCTCGGCCGTTCGCATCGCTCGAAGATCGGCAAGACGCGTCTGCAATATGCGATCGATCTGATGCGCGAGATGCTGAAGCTTCCCGATACGCACCGAATCGGCATCGTGCCGGGCTCGGACACCGGCGCCTTCGAAATGGCGATGTGGACGATGCTGGGCGCGCGTCCGGTCACCGCGCTCGCCTGGGAGAGCTTCGGCGAGGGCTGGGTTACTGACGCGGTCAAGCAATTGAAGATCGATCCCACCATTCTGCGCGCCGATTATGGCCAGTTGCCCGATCTCGGCGCGGTCGATTGGTCGAACGATGTGCTGTTCACCTGGAACGGCACCACCTCGGGCGTGCGCGTGCCGAACGGCGACTGGATCGCCGACGACCGAGAGGGCCTGAGCTTCGCCGATGCCACCAGCGCGGTGTTCGCCTATGATCTGCCATGGGACAAGATCGATGTCGCCACCTTCTCGTGGCAGAAGGTGCTCGGCGGCGAAGGCGGCCATGGCGTGCTGATCCTCGGCCCGCGCGCCGTCGAGCGGCTGGAGAATTACACCCCCGCTTGGCCGTTGCCCAAGGTCTTCCGACTCGTTTCGAAGGGCAAGCTCGCCGAGGGTGTGTTCAGGGGCGAGACGATCAACACGCCGTCGATGCTCGCGGTCGAGGATGCGATTTTTGCGCTCGAATGGGCCAAATCAGTGGGCGGTGCCGACGGACTGGTCGCCCGCTCGAACGCCAATGCGGCGGCGCTGGAGAAGATCGTCGCGGCGCGCGACTGGCTCGGCAATCTCGCGGCGGACGAAACGATTCGTTCGAAGACCAGCGTCTGCCTGACCGTCGAAGGCGCCGACGAAGCGTTCATCAAGAAGATGGCGTCGCTTCTTGAGGCTGAAGGCGCCGCGCTCGACGTCGCCGGCTATCGCGACGCTCCGCCGGGGCTGCGCATCTGGTGCGGCGCGACCGTCGATACCGCTGATGTGGAAGCGCTCGGCCCCTGGCTCGACTGGGCCTATTCGTCCGCCCGAGCCTGAACCCTGCCGCGCTCCTGCGAAAGCAGGAGCCCAGGATCACAAGCGATGCCTTTTAAAACTCTGGGTTCCTGCTTCCGCAGGAGCACTGCTTCCGAACTGGAAACCAAAATGCCAAAAGTACTCATCAGCGACAAAATGGACCCCAAGGCCGCCGAGATTTTCCGCGAGCGCGGAGTCGAGGTCGACGAGATCACCGGCAAGACGCCCGAAGAGCTCGCCGCGATCATCGGCGAATATGACGGTCTCGCCATCCGCAGCTCGACCAAGGCGACCAAGGCGATCCTCGACGCCGCGACCAACCTCAAGGTCATCGGCCGTGCCGGGATCGGCGTCGACAATGTCGATATCCCCTATGCCTCGTCCAAGGGGGTGGTCGTCATGAACACCCCGTTCGGCAACAGCATCACTACCGCCGAACACGCCATCGCATTGATGTTCGCGCTCGCCCGTCAGCTGCCCGAGGCCGATGCCTCGACCCAGGCCGGCAAGTGGGAGAAGAACCGTTTCATGGGGGTCGAGCTGACCGCCAAGACGCTCGGCCTGATCGGCGCCGGCAATATCGGCTCGATCGTCGCGGACCGCGCGCTCGGTCTGCGGATGAAGGTGATCGCCTATGATCCGTTCCTCACGCCCGAGCGCGCGGTGGAGATGGGTGTTGAGAAGGTCGATCTCGACGGGCTGCTGGCGCGCGCCGATTTCATCACCCTGCATACGCCGCTGACCGATCAGACCCGCAACATCCTCTCGGCGGAAAATCTCGCCAAGACCAGGAAGGGCGTGCGGATCATCAATTGCGCGCGCGGCGGGCTGATCGACGAAGCCGCGCTCAAGGCGGGCCTCGAAAGCGGCCATATCGGCGGCGCCGCGCTCGATGTGTTCGTGACCGAGCCGGCCAGGGAATCGCCGCTGTTCGGCACCCCCAACTTCATCTCGACGCCGCATCTCGGCGCCTCGACCAACGAAGCGCAGGTCAATGTCGCCATCCAGGTCGCCGAGCAGATGGCCGATTTCCTCGTCTCGGGCGGCGTCACCAACGCGCTCAACATGCCGAGCCTGTCGGCCGAGGAGGCGCCGCGCCTGAAGCCCTATATGGCGCTGGCCGAGCGGCTCGGCTCGCTGATCGGCCAGCTCGCGCATGGCGACCTGTCGAACATCGCCATCGAAGTCGAAGGCGCCGCCGCCGAATTGAACCAGAAGCCGATCACCGGCGCGGTGCTCGCGGGCCTGATGCGCGTCCATTCGGACACGGTGAACATGGTCAACGCGCCCTACCTCGCCAAGGAGCGCGGGCTCGACGTTCGCGAGATCCGCCACGAGCGTGAAGGCGATTACCACACGCTGCTGCGCGTCACGGTCGGCACCCAGGCGGGCGACCGCTCGGTGGCGGGCACGCTGTTCGGCAATCAGGCGCCGCGCCTCGTCGAGCTGTTCGGCATCAAGGTCGAGGCTGACCTAGCCGGTGACATGCTCTATATCGTCAACGAGGACGCGCCCGGTTTCATCGGGCGGCTCGGCTCGACGCTGGGCGAAGCGGGCGTCAACATCGGCACCTTCCACCTCGGCCGCCGCGATGCCGGCGGCGAGGCGGTGCTGCTGCTTTCCGTCGACGAGCCGGTGACGGCGGACCTGATCGCCAAGGTCCGCGCGCTCCCGGGTGTGAAGACCGCGATGGCGCTCAAGTTCTGATGCGCGCAGCGCGTCATCCCGGCTTTCGCCGGGATGACGGATTGCTCTAAAGGATCGCCATGACCGGTCTCCTTCCCGAAGGCTTTCACGATCGCCTCCCCCCCGCCGCCGACGCCGCGTCGCGGCTGGAGGGGCGCGTGCTTGGGGTGGCGCGCGGCTATGGCTATGAGCAGGTCGATCCCCCACTCGCCGAATTCGCCGATGCGCTCGGCGCCCGGCTGAAGGCGGGGGGGCTGCGGGACGCGGTCCGCTTCGTCGATCCGGTGTCGCAGCGCACGCTGGCGATTCGCCCCGACATCACCGCGCAGGTCGGGCGGATCGCGGCGACGCGGATGGGGCATCATCCGCGTCCGGT from Sphingomonas sp. includes these protein-coding regions:
- a CDS encoding phosphoserine transaminase; the encoded protein is MTDLIARPAHKPARPYFSSGPCAKPPGWSPEKLDTQVLGRSHRSKIGKTRLQYAIDLMREMLKLPDTHRIGIVPGSDTGAFEMAMWTMLGARPVTALAWESFGEGWVTDAVKQLKIDPTILRADYGQLPDLGAVDWSNDVLFTWNGTTSGVRVPNGDWIADDREGLSFADATSAVFAYDLPWDKIDVATFSWQKVLGGEGGHGVLILGPRAVERLENYTPAWPLPKVFRLVSKGKLAEGVFRGETINTPSMLAVEDAIFALEWAKSVGGADGLVARSNANAAALEKIVAARDWLGNLAADETIRSKTSVCLTVEGADEAFIKKMASLLEAEGAALDVAGYRDAPPGLRIWCGATVDTADVEALGPWLDWAYSSARA
- a CDS encoding prephenate dehydratase, with product MENFAAPARPIVAAMIEAAAHAPERAVAFQGAPGANSHIAVLEAFPDGLPLPCFSFEDAIDAVKEGRADCAMIPIENSLHGRVADIHFLLPESGLVITGEHFLPIRYALMGTGSLDQVRQAMSHPQALGQCRQWLKARGIAPLSYPDTAGAAAVVAEMADVEVAALAPPRAAELYGLNTLEGDIADAEHNMTRFVVLARAAPAQAGPGPFMTTFIFEVKNVPAALYKALGGFATNGVNMTKLESYQRGGTFAATEFYADVVGSPADATVGRALEELRFHTKWMRVLGTYPQARARP
- a CDS encoding LOG family protein is translated as MSNETRVPSRVFQPAREEAASANTNSGTPQTEHPAYRLAFQDMDFLLREDLRPVRFQLELLKPQLILDEANIASTFVFYGSARIPEPEKALLLRDNAKTDEEKIVAERLIEKSKYYDVARELAAKVSTFPRDAAGKRHFVVCSGGGPSIMEAANRGAFDVGAESVALNIVLPHEQAPNPYVTPALSMQFHYFALRKMHFLLHARALAAFPGGFGTFDELFELLTLIQTGKIKPIPVLLYGRAFWDRVVNFEALVEEGVIAARDLKLFNYCETAEEGWEIVQQFWQDREQEQVKTTKAEA
- the serA gene encoding phosphoglycerate dehydrogenase; translated protein: MPKVLISDKMDPKAAEIFRERGVEVDEITGKTPEELAAIIGEYDGLAIRSSTKATKAILDAATNLKVIGRAGIGVDNVDIPYASSKGVVVMNTPFGNSITTAEHAIALMFALARQLPEADASTQAGKWEKNRFMGVELTAKTLGLIGAGNIGSIVADRALGLRMKVIAYDPFLTPERAVEMGVEKVDLDGLLARADFITLHTPLTDQTRNILSAENLAKTRKGVRIINCARGGLIDEAALKAGLESGHIGGAALDVFVTEPARESPLFGTPNFISTPHLGASTNEAQVNVAIQVAEQMADFLVSGGVTNALNMPSLSAEEAPRLKPYMALAERLGSLIGQLAHGDLSNIAIEVEGAAAELNQKPITGAVLAGLMRVHSDTVNMVNAPYLAKERGLDVREIRHEREGDYHTLLRVTVGTQAGDRSVAGTLFGNQAPRLVELFGIKVEADLAGDMLYIVNEDAPGFIGRLGSTLGEAGVNIGTFHLGRRDAGGEAVLLLSVDEPVTADLIAKVRALPGVKTAMALKF
- a CDS encoding c-type cytochrome, with protein sequence MEDRTNTIAGWALAGGIVALGLSIVSGMIFHSERPEKMGYPIEGVEEAGAGGGAAAVEPIAVRLAKADLAKGEASFKKCMACHTIAQGGATGIGPNLYATMGEPIGQGKGGFAFSDALKAVGGTWDFEKMDAWLASPRKFAAGTKMTFAGLADGQERANVIAYLNAQGSNLPLPAAPAAGAAPVESNVTAADDTGNLSNQATPASGAPSVDPQAAVQAERKGH
- a CDS encoding extensin family protein, encoding MRSALFLLPLLLGACVFGGDDGYAPAPRPVPAPIRERPAGPVTLNGPTPRSTQQCFTDLARADIRYSGLPDRDFGGGCVVTGAVQLLDIGVPVTGLKSMKCELARTFAAWVRYAVAPAAMQILGSELVRVETYGTYSCRAIIGGGPATVGKMSEHGLANAVDVSGFVLKDGRRITIERGWRSDDPDTREFLLTLHKSACRRFKTVLSPDYNAAHYNHLHLDMGRGPFCA